The Paenibacillus beijingensis nucleotide sequence GCAGGTGGTGAGTGTACTCTATGTCCGGGCAGTTCAAAGCCATAATAGGGAATGGGGCTCCGTTCCTTGTGATTGCCAGCGGTTTCCGATCCTCAGTTTCGATTAACAGCAGCGCGATTGAGTGCTGATGTGGATGATGCAATACCGCGAGGAACGAGCCTCTGTCCTGAAACTTGTTAATCAGCCGAAAATCTAAATGGCGAGTATACCACTCAATCGATTCATCAATTCGCGTAGTCGGAATATAGACATATCCGATACGGCTAAACTTGAACGCTTCTTCCATTTCGCCACACTCCTTGATAATCTATTCGTTATCTAGATGCCAAAGCCCCTGCGGTTTCTATCCTCACATCGAAAGTTGTAATTGACTTAAGTCAATGAACATAACAATCCCCCTT carries:
- a CDS encoding VOC family protein, translated to MEEAFKFSRIGYVYIPTTRIDESIEWYTRHLDFRLINKFQDRGSFLAVLHHPHQHSIALLLIETEDRKPLAITRNGAPFPIMALNCPDIEYTHHLLSEDGINPGPLMTLGKGEAKYFYFRDPDGNMLEAAWSQWDPKDDYKKEFLRSGK